From Brochothrix thermosphacta DSM 20171 = FSL F6-1036, a single genomic window includes:
- a CDS encoding VOC family protein: MRPLIHHVSVINSDMKKSFEFYKHILGMKLVIKTVNQDDREMYHLFFGNAKGSAGSEFTVFEMSGIPNRKFGNNSIDRTIFKVNTEESLDYWQKRLEAFDICHYGIEEYNNKKLLRFEDYDGTPLGLTIKNKDELAHNFHPNKTADIPIEHSILAIDSVHLRIPFPKASQKILEDLLKWKTCSKMIGFNKAETIILSNESTDLYQEVHLIHDNSAVPETMGIGGTHHVAFSAESYGTLMGYEEWLINYNMMSSGIKDREIFKSLYFREANRILFEIATEEMNHDILENDFADVDEYPLYLPAFLEKDREKIEYNLK; this comes from the coding sequence ATGAGACCATTGATACACCATGTTTCTGTGATTAATAGTGATATGAAAAAGTCATTTGAATTTTATAAACACATTTTAGGAATGAAGTTAGTTATTAAAACCGTTAATCAAGATGATCGAGAGATGTACCATTTGTTTTTTGGAAACGCTAAAGGAAGTGCAGGCAGTGAATTCACAGTATTTGAAATGTCAGGTATTCCTAACAGGAAATTTGGAAATAACTCAATCGATCGGACCATCTTTAAAGTAAACACTGAAGAATCTTTAGATTATTGGCAAAAAAGATTGGAAGCGTTTGATATTTGTCATTATGGTATTGAAGAATATAATAACAAAAAACTATTAAGATTTGAAGATTACGATGGCACGCCTTTAGGTTTAACCATAAAAAACAAGGATGAACTCGCGCATAATTTTCATCCAAATAAAACTGCAGATATTCCAATAGAGCATTCAATTCTAGCAATTGATTCTGTCCATTTGAGAATTCCGTTTCCTAAAGCCAGCCAGAAAATTTTAGAGGATTTATTAAAGTGGAAGACGTGTTCAAAAATGATAGGTTTTAATAAAGCTGAAACGATTATTTTAAGTAATGAGTCCACTGACTTATATCAAGAAGTTCATTTGATCCATGATAACAGTGCAGTTCCAGAAACAATGGGAATTGGCGGCACTCATCATGTTGCGTTCTCTGCCGAGTCATATGGCACATTAATGGGTTATGAAGAATGGCTAATCAACTATAATATGATGTCTTCAGGTATTAAAGATCGAGAAATATTTAAATCTTTGTATTTTAGAGAGGCTAACAGAATATTATTTGAAATAGCGACAGAGGAAATGAACCATGATATATTAGAAAATGATTTTGCTGACGTTGATGAATATCCTCTCTACTTACCTGCTTTTTTAGAGAAAGATCGAGAAAAAATAGAATACAATTTAAAATAA
- a CDS encoding IS3 family transposase (programmed frameshift), giving the protein MPRQRRTFTPEFKLQMVKLYENGKSRADIAREYDLTPSGLDKWIKNHQATGSFAAKDNRTEDEIELNKLRKENQRLLMENDIFKASGADHGTKINVIRNNAHLYSVSAMCAVLEIKRSTYYYHINLDATSQRKTEDIALSKEIERIFKESRNNYGTRKIKRELLKLAEPKHVSRRRISRIMHSLGLVSNYTVAQFKPQKSRSNEALIRNELKRAFIQEKELAVVVSDLTYVRVGGKWHYVCLFVDLFNREIIGHSVGENKTASLVYEALASISANLNDIQLFHTDRGKEFDNRLIDEALETFNIQRSLSMKGCPYDNAVAEATFKVFKTEFANQAHFSNLNQLELELNDYVHWFNNIRIHGTLGYLTPTEFKLQPL; this is encoded by the exons ATGCCACGTCAACGTCGAACATTTACGCCTGAATTTAAACTGCAAATGGTGAAGCTTTATGAAAATGGAAAGTCACGTGCTGATATTGCTCGTGAATATGATTTAACCCCTTCGGGATTAGATAAATGGATTAAAAATCATCAAGCTACTGGCTCGTTCGCAGCTAAAGATAATCGAACAGAAGATGAAATAGAACTAAATAAATTACGTAAAGAAAATCAGCGGTTACTAATGGAGAATGATATTT TTAAAGCAAGCGGCGCTGATCATGGGACGAAAATAAATGTGATTCGTAATAACGCTCACCTTTATTCGGTATCAGCAATGTGTGCCGTCCTCGAGATTAAAAGGAGCACCTATTATTATCATATAAATTTAGATGCCACTTCGCAGCGAAAAACAGAGGACATCGCACTTTCAAAAGAAATTGAACGGATTTTCAAAGAAAGCCGTAATAATTATGGTACGCGTAAAATCAAAAGAGAATTATTAAAGTTAGCTGAACCTAAACATGTATCAAGACGCCGAATTAGCCGCATAATGCATTCGTTAGGTTTAGTTTCAAACTACACTGTGGCTCAATTTAAACCGCAAAAATCACGTTCGAATGAGGCACTTATAAGAAACGAGTTAAAACGTGCGTTCATTCAAGAAAAAGAATTAGCTGTCGTTGTAAGTGATTTAACATACGTTCGTGTCGGTGGAAAGTGGCATTATGTATGTTTATTTGTAGACCTTTTCAATCGTGAAATTATTGGACATAGTGTAGGAGAAAACAAGACTGCAAGTCTTGTCTATGAAGCATTAGCAAGCATTTCTGCAAATTTAAATGACATACAGCTGTTTCACACGGATCGAGGGAAAGAATTTGATAATCGGTTGATTGATGAAGCGCTTGAAACATTTAATATTCAACGTTCACTAAGTATGAAGGGTTGTCCTTACGATAACGCTGTAGCGGAAGCAACATTCAAAGTGTTTAAAACAGAATTCGCAAACCAAGCTCACTTTTCCAATCTTAATCAGCTGGAACTTGAATTAAATGATTACGTTCATTGGTTTAATAACATCCGTATTCATGGAACATTGGGTTATTTAACGCCTACCGAATTTAAATTACAGCCCTTATAA
- a CDS encoding histidine phosphatase family protein, with amino-acid sequence MTTLYLVRHGQTLFNAQHKIQGFCDSPLTAIGIQQAKIAHAHLQTEKITFDEAYSSTSERAVDTLELLTHQPYQRIKNLREWNFGSYEGEGEHLNPPLPYNDFFVQFGGESQIELENRISTTVADIVSNSPADSILIVSHGAAIANFYRHWEHTGTVKKNTKIQNCSFFKYHYQDDQFVLQDIIEHDFSALL; translated from the coding sequence ATGACAACATTATATTTAGTGAGACATGGACAAACCTTATTCAATGCGCAACATAAAATACAAGGTTTTTGTGATTCCCCTCTAACAGCTATTGGTATTCAACAAGCAAAAATTGCACACGCTCACTTACAAACAGAAAAAATCACATTTGATGAAGCCTATAGCTCAACATCGGAACGAGCGGTTGATACGCTTGAACTATTAACTCATCAGCCTTATCAACGGATTAAAAATTTACGTGAATGGAATTTCGGTTCTTATGAAGGTGAAGGCGAACATTTAAACCCGCCACTCCCTTATAACGATTTTTTTGTACAATTTGGCGGAGAGTCACAAATAGAACTTGAAAACCGTATTAGTACTACCGTAGCCGATATTGTAAGTAATAGTCCGGCCGATAGTATTTTAATTGTTTCACACGGTGCCGCAATTGCAAATTTTTATCGTCACTGGGAACACACTGGTACTGTTAAAAAGAATACTAAAATTCAAAACTGTTCCTTCTTTAAATATCATTATCAGGACGACCAATTTGTATTACAAGACATCATTGAACATGATTTCAGTGCACTATTATGA
- a CDS encoding DUF4430 domain-containing protein, which produces MKKRPLQILVVSLLAILIVGGIFLNNKYAKVAKSETNNSSEIQADKTADSAGKTSNTDAKKEKSAEKEKTKLKKEETKSSKVKEKATKETIESNKDKQIKNNEKTKQEKSQVAKNEKINERKTIDNSNKTRVKGEATKSGETPVPHPNKSSAKQPNTQPNKGSVKPPSQPSKPSNPSKPTPENKPQPEAKKEITLSIRGTVANSSTYFISPQKVTIKEGESVMDVLGDFCRDDGIQVGIRNGNYVAGINNLYEFDKGSESGWLYRVNGVFPSYGAAQYTLKVGDTIEWMYTEDLGHDVGAPQG; this is translated from the coding sequence GTGAAAAAACGTCCATTACAGATACTCGTCGTTTCATTGTTGGCAATTTTAATCGTAGGCGGTATTTTCTTAAACAATAAATATGCTAAGGTTGCTAAGTCAGAAACAAATAATAGCAGCGAAATACAAGCAGATAAAACAGCGGACAGTGCTGGAAAAACGAGTAACACCGATGCAAAAAAAGAAAAATCTGCTGAAAAAGAAAAAACTAAACTGAAAAAAGAAGAAACGAAATCTAGTAAAGTTAAAGAAAAAGCAACAAAAGAAACAATTGAATCAAACAAAGATAAGCAGATAAAAAACAATGAAAAAACGAAACAAGAAAAGTCTCAAGTAGCTAAAAACGAAAAAATAAATGAGCGAAAAACGATTGATAATTCTAATAAAACAAGGGTCAAAGGTGAGGCAACAAAGTCAGGGGAAACGCCAGTACCTCATCCTAATAAGTCATCAGCTAAACAACCTAATACTCAACCAAATAAAGGGTCTGTGAAGCCTCCATCTCAGCCATCAAAACCTTCCAATCCTTCAAAACCAACGCCTGAAAATAAGCCACAACCAGAGGCTAAAAAAGAAATTACGTTATCAATCAGGGGAACGGTCGCTAACTCCTCTACCTATTTTATAAGTCCTCAAAAAGTGACAATAAAAGAAGGGGAGAGCGTTATGGATGTACTTGGTGATTTTTGTCGTGATGATGGTATCCAAGTGGGAATTCGTAACGGAAATTATGTTGCGGGTATTAATAATCTATATGAATTTGATAAAGGATCAGAAAGTGGCTGGCTTTATCGCGTGAACGGCGTTTTCCCTAGTTATGGTGCGGCGCAATACACCTTGAAAGTTGGCGATACGATTGAATGGATGTACACAGAAGATTTAGGTCATGATGTAGGTGCACCACAAGGTTAA
- a CDS encoding LPXTG cell wall anchor domain-containing protein — protein sequence MKNIKQKILIILATLSLVIGFFAVPAGVFAAVTVDEAIDGGTSKILSTGKLADDWQSLGVARSNTPASKEVRQARYNDIVAYLNQSDRLSATDFERTIIGVVSIGGDPTHIPEATTHKNLVEELYQSNAMNSGVNAIIYGLLALQTKEYAVPENANFSIQEMVDKLLSLQKADGGWALGGAVGDVDMTGMAITALAKYKDMPGVSTALDRSVAWLSSVQLKSGGFKGWSNENSNSLSQALMAITLTGNDPKGALFTKDSDMITALMTYRTADGGFKWLPTDTQSNGMALEQALYALTQYKFYLNGSGSIYDFVNNPVPQLIETPVEPDPSTEEPSSSAEPGTEDSDSSDSNSSDSNVSSEDSSTTTSISDGSDENTEETISDSEGSSNVEKNTTDSSEAGIIGDTDSSTTAPSKEAEEEAVQNTSNNANSDNAKSLPSTGEANDYMFLSVLLGASMLLVGVFFLAKNKRKQNN from the coding sequence ATGAAAAATATTAAACAAAAAATATTGATTATATTGGCAACATTGAGTTTAGTTATTGGTTTTTTTGCAGTACCAGCAGGTGTTTTTGCTGCTGTCACTGTGGATGAGGCAATCGATGGTGGCACATCAAAAATATTATCTACGGGTAAATTAGCGGATGATTGGCAGTCTTTAGGCGTCGCACGATCAAATACGCCAGCAAGTAAAGAAGTTCGTCAAGCGCGTTATAATGATATTGTGGCTTATTTAAATCAATCAGATCGTCTTTCAGCAACTGATTTTGAACGTACAATCATTGGCGTTGTGTCAATTGGTGGGGATCCCACTCATATTCCTGAGGCAACAACCCATAAAAATCTTGTAGAAGAACTCTATCAAAGCAATGCAATGAATTCAGGGGTAAACGCTATAATCTATGGTTTGCTTGCTTTACAGACGAAAGAGTATGCAGTACCTGAAAATGCAAATTTCTCTATTCAAGAAATGGTTGATAAACTACTGAGCTTACAAAAAGCAGATGGTGGTTGGGCTCTTGGTGGTGCAGTTGGTGATGTTGATATGACAGGTATGGCGATTACTGCTTTAGCTAAATATAAAGATATGCCGGGTGTGTCCACAGCTTTAGATCGTAGCGTGGCATGGTTATCATCAGTTCAGTTAAAATCAGGTGGTTTCAAAGGCTGGTCAAATGAAAATTCAAACTCACTTTCTCAAGCCTTGATGGCAATTACATTAACTGGTAATGACCCAAAGGGCGCGCTGTTTACCAAAGATAGCGATATGATCACCGCATTGATGACGTATCGAACAGCTGACGGTGGTTTTAAATGGTTACCGACAGATACACAAAGCAATGGTATGGCTTTAGAACAAGCCTTGTATGCATTAACACAATATAAATTTTATTTGAATGGTTCGGGTTCAATTTATGATTTTGTTAACAATCCCGTGCCACAGTTGATTGAAACACCAGTAGAACCTGATCCAAGTACAGAGGAACCGAGTTCAAGTGCAGAACCAGGCACAGAGGATTCAGATAGCAGCGATTCAAATAGCAGTGATTCAAATGTGAGTTCAGAAGACTCAAGCACAACAACGTCTATTTCAGATGGTTCAGACGAAAATACTGAAGAAACAATATCCGATTCAGAAGGTTCAAGTAATGTAGAAAAAAACACTACTGATTCAAGTGAAGCGGGTATCATCGGGGATACAGATTCAAGTACAACAGCACCGTCAAAAGAAGCTGAGGAAGAGGCTGTCCAAAATACAAGTAATAATGCTAATTCAGATAACGCCAAAAGCTTACCAAGCACAGGTGAGGCAAATGATTACATGTTTTTAAGTGTATTACTAGGCGCGAGTATGTTATTAGTGGGTGTATTTTTCTTAGCAAAAAACAAACGCAAACAGAACAATTAA
- a CDS encoding energy-coupling factor transporter transmembrane component T, translating to MGTVLNSVHPFTSFFYFVGVIILSMMFLHPVFLVIELLLLVLYNLVQKNGAKLKQTMKGSWFLILAIIIINPLLNHRGSHFLFYIGNNPITLEAVVYGIIMALSFSCLLITFISYNSVITSHKFLYLFSRISPQLALLTMITMRFVPLFIRRLTTISAIQKTRGIQMTSGKIKKRAHSGMRLVQILLVCSLEEALQTADSMEARGYGIKKRTTYLSYQLERRDIISLIGGLLILLICIYSKLQGFGNLQIYPELGRMGLDLIQNQIVLILTVLFVGYPLILEGRELLWWSWQK from the coding sequence GTGGGAACAGTATTAAATTCGGTTCATCCGTTTACAAGCTTTTTTTATTTTGTTGGTGTGATTATTTTGAGTATGATGTTCTTACACCCTGTCTTTTTAGTTATAGAGTTACTCTTGTTAGTACTGTATAATTTGGTTCAAAAAAATGGTGCTAAACTTAAACAAACAATGAAAGGCTCATGGTTTTTGATTCTAGCAATTATTATTATTAATCCATTACTCAATCATCGTGGCAGTCATTTTTTATTCTATATCGGTAACAATCCGATTACATTAGAAGCAGTTGTCTATGGTATTATCATGGCACTCTCTTTTAGTTGTTTGCTTATTACTTTTATTTCATATAACAGCGTGATTACAAGTCATAAATTTTTATACTTATTTTCCAGAATATCACCCCAGCTAGCGTTGTTAACAATGATTACAATGCGCTTTGTCCCTCTTTTTATTCGTCGGTTAACGACAATAAGTGCTATTCAGAAAACACGTGGCATTCAAATGACGAGCGGAAAAATAAAAAAACGTGCCCATAGTGGTATGCGTTTAGTACAAATTTTGCTGGTGTGTTCATTAGAAGAAGCTTTGCAAACAGCTGATTCGATGGAAGCACGTGGTTATGGCATAAAAAAACGAACAACCTATTTAAGTTATCAATTAGAACGGCGTGATATCATCAGCTTAATTGGTGGTCTCTTAATATTACTTATTTGTATTTATAGCAAACTACAGGGATTCGGTAATTTACAAATTTATCCTGAATTGGGGAGAATGGGTTTAGATCTGATTCAAAACCAAATAGTACTGATATTAACCGTGTTATTTGTAGGTTACCCACTTATTTTGGAAGGACGTGAATTATTATGGTGGTCTTGGCAGAAATAA
- a CDS encoding ABC transporter ATP-binding protein codes for MVVLAEIKNLNFKYPEEQETALLSSSLIIEEGDFLVLAGSSGSGKTTLLRHLKKELWPIGERTGEILYQGERYQYLTEVQSATEIGMVFQNPENQIVMDNVMGELAFSLENIGCPPKIIEKRIAELISFLGFQNILEQSIHTLSGGQKQLVNLASVLILQPKLLVLDEPTAQLDPIATRDFLGLLKRIHEELGITIVMSEHRLDEVIPMATRLVMMEDGKIIENNRPETVVGNLWQERGNALFIPQVPRLFLEMGSSVLPFSVLEGQRNLPRLQENVTVAKKADNAPEREPILKAKSIAFQYEKNGRFILRDLNFSIAKGEWVGIVGKNGTGKSTFLMVLAGLLNARRGKVTFAGRTLNKIDLQERYERIGYVSQNPAYHFAYDTVFDEFYQRAIQIKLPQPEEAVQTMLQELQITHVSKRNPLDCSGGEQQLVSLGLVLLSKPEILLLDEPTKGLDPVRKHHLGELLKSLQAKGTTLVMATHDMEFAAAYGTRAALLFDGKILSEASVADFFSDNFFYTTSINRLVRKYLPQALTWEDVIPHVENSKKFN; via the coding sequence ATGGTGGTCTTGGCAGAAATAAAAAATTTAAACTTTAAATACCCTGAAGAACAAGAAACTGCGTTACTTTCAAGTTCATTGATCATTGAAGAAGGCGATTTTCTTGTTTTAGCGGGCTCATCAGGTAGCGGTAAAACAACGCTATTACGACATTTGAAAAAAGAATTATGGCCGATTGGTGAGCGAACAGGTGAGATTCTTTATCAGGGTGAGCGTTACCAATATTTAACAGAAGTGCAATCAGCAACAGAAATTGGAATGGTCTTTCAAAACCCAGAAAACCAAATTGTAATGGATAATGTGATGGGTGAGTTAGCTTTTTCACTTGAAAACATTGGATGCCCTCCTAAAATTATTGAAAAACGAATTGCAGAGCTTATTAGTTTTTTAGGTTTTCAAAATATACTTGAACAATCGATTCATACATTATCAGGTGGACAAAAACAGTTGGTAAATTTAGCCTCTGTTTTGATTTTACAACCCAAATTATTAGTTTTGGATGAACCAACTGCTCAACTTGATCCGATTGCGACACGTGATTTTTTAGGGTTATTGAAAAGGATTCATGAAGAATTAGGCATCACGATTGTTATGAGTGAACATCGCTTGGATGAAGTCATTCCGATGGCAACACGATTAGTGATGATGGAGGATGGCAAGATTATAGAAAATAATCGTCCAGAGACTGTCGTGGGGAATCTCTGGCAAGAGCGGGGAAATGCCTTGTTTATTCCACAAGTTCCGCGTTTGTTTTTAGAAATGGGTTCATCGGTTTTGCCATTTTCAGTGTTAGAGGGGCAACGTAACTTGCCTCGATTACAAGAGAACGTAACAGTAGCCAAAAAGGCGGATAATGCGCCTGAGAGAGAACCTATATTAAAAGCAAAATCAATTGCTTTTCAATACGAAAAAAATGGTCGTTTTATTTTGAGAGATCTTAATTTCAGTATCGCTAAGGGAGAATGGGTCGGGATAGTTGGTAAAAATGGCACCGGAAAATCGACTTTTTTAATGGTATTAGCAGGGTTGTTAAATGCGCGAAGAGGTAAGGTAACATTTGCAGGGCGAACACTTAATAAAATCGATTTACAAGAACGATACGAGCGTATTGGCTATGTTTCGCAAAATCCTGCGTATCATTTTGCTTATGACACGGTGTTTGATGAATTTTATCAGCGTGCTATTCAAATAAAGCTTCCACAACCTGAAGAAGCGGTTCAGACAATGTTGCAAGAATTGCAAATAACCCATGTTTCTAAGAGAAATCCGCTTGATTGTAGTGGTGGTGAACAACAGCTGGTTTCATTAGGTTTGGTGTTATTATCAAAACCTGAAATTTTGTTATTAGATGAGCCTACGAAAGGCTTAGATCCTGTTCGAAAACATCATTTAGGAGAGCTTTTAAAGTCTCTGCAAGCCAAAGGAACAACACTTGTAATGGCAACTCACGATATGGAATTTGCGGCAGCATATGGAACAAGGGCAGCGTTACTATTTGACGGTAAAATTTTATCGGAGGCTTCTGTAGCAGATTTTTTCAGCGATAATTTCTTCTATACGACCTCTATTAATCGCTTGGTTCGTAAATACTTACCACAGGCTTTAACATGGGAGGATGTTATACCACATGTCGAAAACTCAAAGAAATTTAATTAA
- a CDS encoding ECF transporter S component: MSKTQRNLIKLILFLIFMLVLSVAITDKYYLLISLLFLVATMVPLYRRFENKKIQSREIVFIAVLAAIAATSRVPFAMIPSVQPTTFVIIVSAMVLGSESGFVIGATSALVSNMFLGQGPWTPWQMFCWGMIGFTAGLLKDSPILKEMWSRLVFGFVCGFLFGWIMNLWYVVAYIKPLSWIAFVQAYAASFYFDLAHALSNVFFLLLFSASWLKIIRRFQKKYGLVDLSKEQL; this comes from the coding sequence ATGTCGAAAACTCAAAGAAATTTAATTAAGTTAATCCTTTTTTTGATTTTTATGTTAGTACTATCAGTTGCTATAACCGATAAGTATTATTTATTAATCAGTCTTTTATTTTTGGTTGCAACAATGGTACCGTTATACCGTCGTTTTGAGAACAAAAAAATTCAATCACGTGAAATTGTTTTTATTGCTGTACTTGCAGCTATTGCTGCGACCAGCCGTGTACCATTTGCGATGATTCCGAGTGTTCAACCGACGACTTTTGTGATTATTGTATCTGCCATGGTATTAGGGAGTGAAAGTGGCTTTGTCATTGGTGCGACATCGGCGCTAGTATCTAACATGTTTTTAGGTCAAGGTCCATGGACACCGTGGCAAATGTTTTGTTGGGGCATGATTGGATTCACAGCAGGACTTTTGAAAGATTCCCCAATCTTGAAAGAGATGTGGAGTCGTTTAGTATTTGGCTTTGTATGCGGCTTTCTTTTTGGATGGATTATGAATTTATGGTATGTTGTGGCATATATCAAACCGTTAAGTTGGATTGCATTTGTGCAGGCATATGCTGCTAGTTTTTATTTTGACTTAGCTCATGCACTTTCAAATGTATTTTTCTTACTACTGTTCAGTGCATCGTGGTTGAAGATTATTCGACGATTTCAAAAAAAATATGGTCTAGTCGATTTAAGTAAAGAACAACTTTAA
- a CDS encoding iron-containing alcohol dehydrogenase → MEKITFKSDLFIGENALDRLCEFKNEKIFIIADRFITNLGIIEAITTRITEHNTFFVFNDISPKPQIEHIIASIAALNEFDGTMLLAIGSCAAIDTAKGVKFFGQKCGTLKAMPFVVIPTADGNTSEAASLSVVEKQTETLKYPVVTDAILPDETILDTALIQMIFPKVETEQWNVPHQITAYSAKNGNQYSKAFG, encoded by the coding sequence ATGGAGAAAATAACGTTTAAAAGTGATTTGTTTATTGGAGAAAATGCACTTGATCGTTTGTGCGAGTTTAAAAACGAAAAAATCTTCATTATAGCCGATCGTTTTATTACTAACCTTGGCATCATTGAAGCCATCACCACACGCATCACTGAACACAACACATTTTTTGTTTTCAATGACATCAGTCCAAAACCACAGATTGAACATATCATCGCTAGCATTGCGGCATTAAATGAATTTGATGGTACGATGCTGCTAGCTATAGGTAGCTGTGCTGCGATAGATACAGCTAAAGGTGTTAAGTTTTTTGGACAAAAATGTGGCACTCTTAAAGCAATGCCATTTGTTGTGATTCCAACTGCTGACGGTAATACCTCAGAAGCGGCATCTCTTTCAGTTGTTGAAAAACAAACAGAAACACTAAAATATCCCGTTGTCACCGATGCGATTTTACCAGATGAAACAATACTGGATACGGCATTGATTCAAATGATTTTTCCGAAAGTAGAAACAGAACAATGGAATGTCCCCCATCAAATAACTGCTTATTCAGCAAAAAATGGAAATCAATACAGCAAAGCCTTTGGTTGA
- a CDS encoding helix-turn-helix transcriptional regulator, which produces MTKTPKKTYQLKQKVQSHQHLEYLSFSDVDPLSVLSDYYTNHKMIVPHKGTIPIEKTSLLEQKKEIKIAKRYIKLHLHRTITLEETANKVFLSPYYFSKLFKSEVGITFIAYVNHQKMIHASELLRHSDLTISHIAQSLGFTQMSYFSKTFKKEFEMTPKEYRKNSTS; this is translated from the coding sequence ATGACTAAAACTCCAAAAAAGACTTATCAATTAAAACAAAAAGTGCAATCACATCAACATCTAGAGTATTTAAGCTTTAGTGATGTTGATCCTTTAAGTGTGCTTAGTGATTATTATACAAACCATAAAATGATAGTGCCTCATAAGGGAACAATCCCTATAGAAAAAACATCCTTGCTAGAACAAAAAAAAGAAATAAAAATCGCTAAACGTTATATTAAACTTCATCTCCACCGTACAATTACTTTGGAAGAAACAGCTAATAAAGTATTTTTAAGCCCCTATTATTTTAGTAAACTTTTTAAATCTGAGGTAGGAATTACTTTTATTGCTTACGTGAATCACCAAAAAATGATTCATGCCTCAGAATTATTGCGTCACTCTGATTTAACAATCAGCCATATTGCTCAAAGTTTAGGGTTCACTCAAATGAGTTATTTTTCAAAAACATTCAAAAAAGAATTTGAGATGACACCGAAGGAATATAGGAAAAATTCCACCTCTTAA
- a CDS encoding helix-turn-helix domain-containing protein, with amino-acid sequence MTSGLTFGKKLRRLRQNNELTQEQLALILKNTQSSIVRYEKGHGVPDLDTLKLIADYFNISIDYLVDRSPLKENATDIERIINETINELEAENTLMFMKNGKMDDEMSRLLKATIKGSITLINNLKK; translated from the coding sequence ATGACTTCTGGGTTAACTTTTGGTAAAAAATTACGTCGTCTTCGACAAAATAATGAGCTTACGCAGGAACAACTTGCTCTGATTTTAAAAAACACACAATCTTCAATTGTCCGTTATGAAAAGGGTCACGGTGTGCCAGATTTAGACACACTAAAATTAATCGCAGACTATTTTAATATCAGTATTGATTACCTTGTTGATAGAAGTCCCCTCAAAGAAAATGCGACAGATATTGAACGCATTATCAACGAAACAATTAATGAACTTGAAGCTGAAAATACTCTTATGTTCATGAAAAATGGAAAAATGGATGATGAGATGAGTCGACTCTTAAAAGCTACAATTAAAGGCAGTATCACACTCATTAACAACTTGAAAAAATAA